CAAAAGAGACCTCTTTTAACACTTGCAGGCCCTGCCAATCGAGCGAGACATTCTCTACGTGAATTAAGGGGTTGTTACTGGTCACAACCCAGCCCCCGCCGTAAATTATTTAGGTTTATTTCCATCAATTCCAGAAAAGTCGTTTTATTTTTCATCTGCTCTTTGGTTACATTGTGTCCCGTATGGAGGAGCAACGTGCCAAGGCCTGCTTCCTTGGCCAGCACTTGGGCCAACTTGGGGTTCACCAGGCTTTCAAAAAAGATAAACTTGACTTTATGGTTTTTTGCTGCCTGGACGACTTCGGCCAATTTTTTAGGAGTAGGTTCAGCATTGGGACTGATCCCATAGAGGGCGATTTGTTGCAAGCCGTACCTTTGGGTTAAGTAACCAAAGGCCGAATGACCTCCCAGGATCATCTGGCGCTGGCGACATTGCGATAAAGAAGACCCGTATTTCCGGTCCAGAGCATCCAATTTTGATTTATAAGCTATAGCATTCGTCCTGTAATGGGCGGCATTGGCTGGATCTTTTTCAGATAAGGCTGAGGCGATCATTTCGACAATGTTCATGTCCAGGGAGAAGTCCAGCCAGATATGGGGGTCATTTTTTCCCCCCTGTCCGCGGCCGGAGGGCATTTGTGCTCCATGGGTATGATCCTTAGTCTCCAGCAAGGCTATCCCTCGACTGGCTTCCAATACTTGCAAGCGGCTACTTTTGGTGGCCTTCAGTAGGTCTTCTACCCAGGGCTCCATGGCTCGGCCAGTATAAATAAAAATGTCAGCCTGGTTGATTTTGGTTACCTCACTGGGTTTGGGTTCCCAGTTATGCGGTTCTGCTCCCGGGGGGAGAAGCAAATCCACCTGCACCTTTTCCTCTCCTACGGATCTGGCGAACTCCTGCCAAGGGAAGAGGGTAGTGACAATTTTTAATTTCGGCTGGGAATGGCCGGAAGAAGGAGCAACCAGCAGGAATAATAAAAATCCCATGCAGAAGAAGGAAATCGTTCTTGGGAATGAAAGTCTGAAGGGTTCATTTTTCATTAGAAGTTAGTCTTTCCGTATCATGGTTCATGCCGATTCCAAAAAACGCAGATAAATTTCCCGTCTATAAAGGGGGGGAAGATCTGTTGTTTCTGCGGAAATCGGCGAAAATCTGCGTCCGATTTTATTAATAATATCCTACTGATTCTATCGATTTCATCGGAGAGTTGCAAGAAGTTTTTGGCATGCCATTCCGTTTCAAGAATCAAAAAAGATAGACAGCAAAGGGAAAATTCTATAAAATGTTTCTGGGGTTTTTTTGAGCCTTGACAATTTTCCGCATTTTCTCCAATAGATTTACCCTTATTCATCTAAGGTTAGCCTGGGATTTTTATGATTTCAGTATTGAGTTCATGGGATATTACTCTTTTTCGCCTCATTAACGGGCAGGGGCATAATTATTTCCTGGATTGGTTCATGCCTTTCATGACCAACTTGAATAATTTTACTTTCGTACTCGTGGCCATGGGGTTCTGGATTCTCTGGAGGGAGAGGAAAGCCGGGGTTATTTTTTTGGTTTTTATCGGGCTTACCTTGGCGATCACTGACCCATTTTCCAGCCGCTTGCTTAAAGATTGGTTGGGACGGGTACGCCCCTGTCATGTACTCGAAGAGGTCCGTCTGCTCACGGATTGTAACACCTCCTATTCTTTCCCTTCTTCCCATGCTGTGAACATTTTTGCCGCGGCCTTTTTTCTCTCCCAACCCTTGAAAAAATTATCTCCCCTGTTCTTTGGTATTGCCGGGATTGTAGGGTACTCGCGGATCTATATTGGTATCCATTATCCTTTGGACGTTATCGGGGGGGCGGCCATCGGTCTGCTTATTGCCTGGCCGATGCGGTGGCTGAAAGATCAAGTCGTGGCGCGGTGGATAAAATCCCCCGCTTGGAGGGTTGACAAAAAATAGAAAAATGATTGGACGCAGATTCACCCTGTTAGATGTTTAATATCTAACAGGGTAAACGCAGATTTTCAGGATTTTATACTCAGCAAACTACAGTTAAAAGAAAAGGGAAACATTAAAAAAATTCGAACGGCGTGAGAGCGCAAAGTGCATTTACGCCTGACGCCTGGCGACTTACGGTTTAATATTTTTATCTGCGTTTATCTGCGCCAATCTGCGTCCTAATGAATTATCCTCATGAATTAAATGAAAGGCGATAAAAGATGAGAAACAATGCAGAAATCGTTGTAGAAGCACTGGAGCGAATCGGAACCCGATATGTTTTCGGATATCCCGGAGGGCAGAACGCTCGGTTTATCGAAGCCATCCACGGTAGTAAAACCGAATTTGTGCTGGTGACCCATGAAGCCTGCGCGGGTTTCATGGCCGATGTCTATGGGCGCCTTACAGGAAAGCCCGGGGCCTGTCTTTCTACCTTGGGCCCGGGGGCGACCAACATGACCACGGGCGTGGGGAACGCTTTCTTGGACCGGGTCCCGCTTCTGGCCTTTACGGCTCAGATGGGAAAATTTTGGCAAGGGCGGACGGTGCAGATGCATATCGATCATCAGAAACTTTACGCACCGATTACCAAATGGAGCGTGGCGCTGGAAACCGGCAAGGTTTTTTCCACGATGAAGAAGGCTGCGGAAATATCCCTGGCTGAGCAGCCCGGTCCCGTTCATCTGGATTTTCCCGAAGACATGGCTGATGAGCTTTCGGCTGAGAAACCCGGAGATTTTTCTCCCTCCCCTCGTCCTCTCCCTCCTTTCGACCAAGAGGCGTTAAAAAAAGCCGAAGCATTGATCCGCCAAGCCCAATATCCGATTGTGGCTGTGGGATTGACCATGAATCGGGCCGGGGCAACAAAAGAACTCAGGGAGTTTGTCGCCAAACATCGCCTCCCCGTCGTCACCACCTTGATGGCCAAGGGGCAGATAGCGGAAGAAGGATCCCAGTTTGTGGGGGTTGTAGGCCGGGCGCGCAGGGACATCGTCGCCGAATACTACAAGCCTGCCGACCTGGTCATTGCCATCGGCTATGACCCGGTTGAGTTCAATTACGAAGATTGGGTGCGCAAAGACCTTCCGCTTGTTCACATCGACACAGTTCCTGCGGACATCGCCAGCGGGTATTCAGTCCCCGGTCAGGTTATTGGGGATATCCGGGAAATCCTCAAGAGCCTATCGGGATTGGACAAAGTGCAGCACCGCTGGGACTTAGAAGCGCTGCGGGCTCATCGGCAGAAGCTTTACCGGGCCTTGACTCCGCCGCAGGCGAATTTTTCACCCCACCACGCCCTTCTGGCCATGCGGGAAATCCTTCCAGCGGACGGCATTCTGGTGGCCGACGTGGGAGCGCATACCCACATTATCGGCCAGCTTTGGGATACGAAAGGGCCAGGGAATTTCCTCGTTTCCAATGGCTGGTCTTCCATGGGTTTCGGCATCCCAGCAGCCATCGCTGCCAAACTGGTACTGCCGGAGCGGCCTGTAGTGGCCTGCGTTGGCGATGGCGGATTTCTGATGATGGTAGGGGAGATTAACACGGCCGTGCGCTTGAAGCTTCCAGTTGTTTTTGTGGTCTTGCGCGATTCCTTTCTGAGCCTGATCAAAGTGAAACAGAGTCGAAAGGAATATCACCGGTATGGCGTAGAGATCTTTGGCCCTGAATATGCTTCGAGCGATAACTTCTTCGGGGCGAAGGTGGTAGTGACCCGGGCGGAAGAAGAGTTCCGCGATGCTTTGCAACGAGGGCTGGAGGGGAATGAGCCCTTGGTCATCGAGGCGGTGGTAGACCCGACGGAATACGACGTCATTATTTAAACCTCCGGGCATGGAGTAGCAAATTGGAAAAAAAATAAAAAAATATTGACAAAAGCTTAAAAAAATCATATATTAAATTATAACTTAAAGCTCTCCTAAATAAACTTTTCCGGGGGGCAAAAACAAATGATCAGGTCTTTGACCTGATCATTTGTTTTTATAGGAGGTCGGAGATGGTTTGTGAAGTGATCAAAGTTGGGAGGGAGTGCGCCTTCATGAGCAAGAAGGGATGCTCCTTCAATGGAGGGAAATGCTATCCGATTGTTGACCGCTGCCAGGGTTGTGAGCGAATGGCAGGGTTCCCTGCAGGCGAATACTGTATTGCTTGCCCGGACCCGGCAGCAAAATGGTCTGGTCGCGACTGCAATTTAGCTACGCATATCGTAAAAGAAAAGGCTCCTGAGGTTACTAAGCCAGTTAATCCCCTCAAGGCTTCCAAGAGAAAAGCTGCCGGAAGATAATCTTTCTGCGGAATTGCCTTTTTTTAATACCTCTAAAAATGATTAGAACTGCACAGTTAAAGGCCGAGTGTATTCCTCCCAGATGATTATGGTTTGCGGAGGGATCCCTGGCCTGGAAAAGGTTCTTGACACAGGCCTTAGATTCATTTAGAATTGAATAAAATGACGCGGGGTGGAGCAGTCTGGTAGCTCGTCGGGCTCATAACCCGAAGGTCCTTGGTTCAAATCCAAGCCCCGCTACCAAAGTTAAATCAAGGGGTTAGATGACAAATCTGACCCCTTTTTTTAATAGCCAAAATCTGATTCCCACCTCTATTCCCACCAGTCCT
This Deltaproteobacteria bacterium DNA region includes the following protein-coding sequences:
- a CDS encoding zinc ABC transporter substrate-binding protein; this encodes MGFLLFLLVAPSSGHSQPKLKIVTTLFPWQEFARSVGEEKVQVDLLLPPGAEPHNWEPKPSEVTKINQADIFIYTGRAMEPWVEDLLKATKSSRLQVLEASRGIALLETKDHTHGAQMPSGRGQGGKNDPHIWLDFSLDMNIVEMIASALSEKDPANAAHYRTNAIAYKSKLDALDRKYGSSLSQCRQRQMILGGHSAFGYLTQRYGLQQIALYGISPNAEPTPKKLAEVVQAAKNHKVKFIFFESLVNPKLAQVLAKEAGLGTLLLHTGHNVTKEQMKNKTTFLELMEINLNNLRRGLGCDQ
- a CDS encoding phosphatase PAP2 family protein, coding for MISVLSSWDITLFRLINGQGHNYFLDWFMPFMTNLNNFTFVLVAMGFWILWRERKAGVIFLVFIGLTLAITDPFSSRLLKDWLGRVRPCHVLEEVRLLTDCNTSYSFPSSHAVNIFAAAFFLSQPLKKLSPLFFGIAGIVGYSRIYIGIHYPLDVIGGAAIGLLIAWPMRWLKDQVVARWIKSPAWRVDKK
- a CDS encoding PxxKW family cysteine-rich protein → MVCEVIKVGRECAFMSKKGCSFNGGKCYPIVDRCQGCERMAGFPAGEYCIACPDPAAKWSGRDCNLATHIVKEKAPEVTKPVNPLKASKRKAAGR
- a CDS encoding thiamine pyrophosphate-binding protein, yielding MRNNAEIVVEALERIGTRYVFGYPGGQNARFIEAIHGSKTEFVLVTHEACAGFMADVYGRLTGKPGACLSTLGPGATNMTTGVGNAFLDRVPLLAFTAQMGKFWQGRTVQMHIDHQKLYAPITKWSVALETGKVFSTMKKAAEISLAEQPGPVHLDFPEDMADELSAEKPGDFSPSPRPLPPFDQEALKKAEALIRQAQYPIVAVGLTMNRAGATKELREFVAKHRLPVVTTLMAKGQIAEEGSQFVGVVGRARRDIVAEYYKPADLVIAIGYDPVEFNYEDWVRKDLPLVHIDTVPADIASGYSVPGQVIGDIREILKSLSGLDKVQHRWDLEALRAHRQKLYRALTPPQANFSPHHALLAMREILPADGILVADVGAHTHIIGQLWDTKGPGNFLVSNGWSSMGFGIPAAIAAKLVLPERPVVACVGDGGFLMMVGEINTAVRLKLPVVFVVLRDSFLSLIKVKQSRKEYHRYGVEIFGPEYASSDNFFGAKVVVTRAEEEFRDALQRGLEGNEPLVIEAVVDPTEYDVII